A genomic window from Nicotiana sylvestris chromosome 11, ASM39365v2, whole genome shotgun sequence includes:
- the LOC104238749 gene encoding enoyl-[acyl-carrier-protein] reductase [NADH], chloroplastic, whose amino-acid sequence MAASAASSFQITIARPSIFSTKRISSVCSTKFCADTRKQSWNRLASSCQVSSTQNFWRNFTSTSQKLEKVVTKAKSEADGSKAASGLPIDLKGKRAFIAGIADDNGYGWAIAKSLAAAGAEILVGTWVPALNIFETSLRRGKFDESRVLPDGSLMEITKVYPLDAVFDSLEDVPEDIKSNKRYAGSSKWTVSEAAESVKEDFGSIDILVHSLANGPEVTKPLLETTRKGYLAAISASSYSYVSLLKHFLPIMNPGGSSISLTYIASERIIPGYGGGMSSAKAALESDTRVLAFEAGRKKKVRVNTISAGPLRSRAAKAIGFIDMMIDYSIANAPLQKELSADEVGNTAAFLASPLASAITGAVIYVDNGLNAMGVGIDSPLFKELNIPKSEE is encoded by the exons ATGGCAGCAAGTGCAGCTTCAAGCTTCCAAATAACGATAGCTAGGCCATCCATATTCTCTACTAAAAGAATTTCCAGTGTCTGCTCAACAAAGTTTTGTGCTGACACTAGAAAACAGTCATGGAATAGACTTGCTAGTAGCTGTCAAGTTTCATCCACTCAGAATTTTTGGCGCAATTTCACATCTACGTCTCAAAAGTTAGAGAAAGTTGTCACCAAGGCAAAATCGGAAGCTGATGGAAGCAAGGCTGCCTCTGGGCTGCCGATTGATTTGAAAG GTAAAAGGGCATTTATAGCTGGTATAGCTGATGATAATGGATACGGGTGGGCTATTGCTAAGTCCCTGGCTGCTGCAGGAGCTGAAATTCTAGTTGGAACCTGGGTTCCG GCCTTAAACATTTTCGAAACAAGTCTGCGACGTGGGAAGTTTGATGAATCACGCGT TTTGCCAGATGGTTCTTTGATGGAGATTACAAAAGTATACCCCTTGGATGCTGTTTTTGACAGTCTTGAGGATGTACCCGAAGAT ATAAAATCAAATAAGCGTTATGCTGGTTCTTCCAAGTGGACAGTTTCG GAAGCTGCAGAATCTGTTAAGGAGGATTTTGGCAGCATCGACATTCTTGTACATTCACTTGCTAATGGGCCAGAG GTGACTAAACCTCTTTTGGAGACAACGAGGAAAGGATACCTTGCGGCAATATCAGCATCAAGTTATTCCTATGTATCTTTACTAAAGCATTTCCTTCCAATTATGAACCCAG GTGGTTCTTCAATTTCTCTGACCTATATTGCGTCTGAGAGGATAATTCCAGG ATATGGAGGAGGTATGAGTTCTGCCAAAGCAGCACTCGAGAGTGACACCAGA GTGCTTGCTTTCGAGGCCggaagaaaaaagaaagttaGGGTGAACACAATATCTGCCG GCCCGTTAAGAAGTCGAGCTGCAAAAGCAATTGGTTTCATAGATATGATGATAGACTACTCCATAGCCAATGCACCTCTACAGAAAGAATTATCAGCAG ATGAAGTAGGAAATACAGCTGCATTCCTAGCATCGCCTCTGGCTTCAGCGATTACGGGTGCTGTTATATACGTT